The Shinella zoogloeoides genome includes a region encoding these proteins:
- the betA gene encoding choline dehydrogenase, whose product MTETYDYIIIGAGSAGCVLANRLSEDPATRVLVLEYGGSDKSIFIQMPTALSIPMNGTKYNWKYMTLPEPGLDGRQVHCPRGKVIGGSSSINGLVYMRGNARDFDEWEELGARGWRYANCLPYFQRAESWQDGSDAYRGADGPLATNAGNKMKNPLYKAFVDAGHEAGYITTDDPNGHMQEGFGPMHMTVKDGVRWSTANAYLKPAMSRPNLRVVTHAMTRRVLLEGKRAVGVEYELAGGERIVAKASREVLISSGPIGSPHLLQRSGIGPAAVLRKAGVAVLHDLPGVGENLQDHSEVYIQYACKEPITLNGKMGLLSRAMIGAEWLLFKKGLSVSNHFESGGFIRSDASLQWPDIQFHFLPAAMRYDGKKPLDGHGFMVLTGPNKPKSRGHVRLRSPEAHEQPDILFNYLDREEDREGFRRCLRLTREIIAQPAFDRFRGEEIAPGKNVRSNDEIDAWVRETMESTYHPCGSCRMGEDAMAVVDSDLKVRGLEGLRVIDSSVFPAEPNANLNAPTIMLAERASDIVRGKPLLAASNAEVGVAPGVGTTQRSGSPVRTLQH is encoded by the coding sequence ATGACCGAGACCTACGACTACATCATCATCGGTGCCGGATCGGCCGGCTGCGTGCTTGCCAACCGTCTTTCGGAGGACCCGGCCACAAGGGTTCTGGTTCTCGAATATGGCGGCAGCGACAAGTCGATCTTCATCCAGATGCCGACGGCGCTGTCCATTCCGATGAACGGCACCAAGTACAACTGGAAATACATGACCCTGCCGGAACCGGGCCTCGACGGCCGGCAGGTGCATTGCCCGCGTGGAAAAGTCATCGGCGGCTCTTCCTCGATCAACGGGCTCGTCTACATGCGCGGCAATGCGCGTGACTTCGACGAGTGGGAGGAACTGGGGGCGCGCGGCTGGCGCTATGCCAATTGCCTGCCCTATTTCCAGCGGGCCGAAAGCTGGCAGGACGGCAGCGATGCCTATCGCGGTGCCGACGGCCCGCTCGCCACCAATGCCGGCAACAAGATGAAGAACCCGCTCTACAAGGCCTTCGTCGATGCCGGGCACGAGGCGGGATACATCACCACGGACGATCCGAACGGCCATATGCAGGAGGGCTTCGGCCCCATGCACATGACCGTCAAGGACGGCGTGCGCTGGTCGACGGCCAACGCCTATCTGAAGCCGGCGATGAGCCGGCCGAACCTCAGGGTCGTCACCCACGCCATGACGCGGCGCGTGCTGCTGGAGGGCAAGCGCGCCGTCGGTGTCGAATACGAACTGGCCGGCGGCGAGCGCATCGTGGCGAAGGCCAGCCGCGAGGTTCTGATCTCCTCCGGCCCGATCGGCTCGCCGCACCTCCTGCAGCGCTCCGGCATCGGCCCGGCCGCCGTGCTGCGGAAGGCAGGCGTCGCGGTGCTGCATGACCTGCCGGGCGTCGGCGAGAACCTGCAGGATCATTCCGAGGTCTATATCCAGTATGCCTGCAAGGAGCCGATCACGCTGAACGGCAAGATGGGTCTGCTGAGCCGCGCCATGATCGGCGCGGAGTGGCTGCTGTTCAAGAAAGGCCTTTCGGTCTCCAACCATTTCGAGAGCGGCGGCTTCATCCGTTCCGATGCGTCGCTGCAATGGCCGGATATCCAGTTCCACTTCCTGCCGGCCGCCATGCGTTACGACGGCAAGAAACCGCTCGACGGGCACGGCTTCATGGTGCTGACCGGCCCGAACAAGCCGAAGAGCCGCGGCCATGTGCGCCTGCGCTCGCCGGAGGCGCACGAGCAGCCGGATATCCTCTTCAACTATCTCGACCGCGAGGAGGACCGCGAAGGCTTCCGCCGTTGCCTGCGGCTTACCCGCGAGATCATCGCCCAGCCGGCCTTCGACCGGTTCCGCGGCGAGGAGATCGCGCCGGGAAAAAATGTGCGCAGCAATGACGAGATCGACGCCTGGGTGCGCGAGACCATGGAGAGCACCTATCATCCCTGCGGCTCCTGCCGCATGGGCGAGGACGCCATGGCGGTCGTCGACAGTGACCTCAAGGTGCGCGGCCTCGAAGGGCTGCGGGTGATCGACAGCTCCGTCTTCCCGGCCGAGCCGAATGCCAACCTCAACGCGCCGACCATCATGCTTGCCGAGCGCGCTTCCGATATCGTGCGCGGCAAGCCGCTGCTCGCCGCCTCGAATGCGGAGGTCGGTGTTGCGCCCGGTGTTGGCACGACCCAGCGCAGCGGCTCGCCGGTGCGTACCCTGCAGCATTGA
- a CDS encoding PLP-dependent aminotransferase family protein: protein MSIIVLLIVPIHEVAMAKQFEGPILPFLRLDAAAAVPKFRQVQDQLRQAILKGYLRAGTRLPASRILCEELGLSRQTLVRVLENLKAEGYLEARQGAGTFVSTALPTPAARPYRRKPVANAPDTLPLRLSRIGTLSRQMSADIGQFEAMPFLPNRPAIDRFPFALWRKCWNSVTRGGRVAALGYGDLGGELILRQRIAEYLAVHRHDPCDPEQIVITPGGHAAFTLAVLALADPGDGIWFEDPGPVTAYNLFHTLGFRMCLADVDSEGMDVAGAAMRYPDARIAFVMPSRHHPLGVTLSLPRRLALLEWARMNDAWIIEDDYDSEFRYDGAPLPSMRSIDGHDRVIYAGSFSKALYPGVRVGYLVLPPRLVDTFRNLSGLINRSVPVETQLVLAEFIGGGHFASHLRRMRSLYSERREAFLEAGQAALAGLARIDCSESGLNALAWLSSEREDSAVRRDVLEAGLQCYPLSDYTVAIPKPGALILGYAGVPAERMKPYLGRLAEALSR from the coding sequence ATGTCCATTATTGTGCTTTTGATTGTACCAATTCACGAGGTCGCCATGGCCAAGCAGTTCGAAGGCCCGATCTTGCCTTTCCTTCGCCTTGATGCGGCGGCGGCCGTGCCGAAATTCCGGCAGGTGCAGGACCAGTTACGCCAGGCGATCCTCAAGGGATATCTGCGTGCGGGCACGCGCCTGCCGGCAAGCCGCATTCTCTGCGAGGAGCTCGGCCTGTCACGCCAGACGCTGGTGCGCGTGCTGGAGAACCTGAAAGCCGAGGGATATCTCGAGGCGCGCCAGGGAGCCGGCACCTTCGTCTCTACCGCCTTGCCGACACCGGCGGCAAGACCGTACCGGCGCAAGCCCGTGGCCAATGCACCCGATACGCTGCCGCTCCGGCTGTCGCGGATCGGCACTCTCTCCCGGCAGATGTCGGCCGATATCGGCCAGTTCGAGGCGATGCCCTTCCTTCCCAACCGACCGGCTATCGACCGCTTTCCCTTTGCACTGTGGCGCAAATGCTGGAATTCGGTGACGCGCGGCGGCAGGGTGGCCGCGCTTGGCTATGGCGATCTTGGCGGCGAACTCATTCTGCGCCAGCGGATCGCCGAATATCTCGCCGTGCATCGGCACGACCCTTGCGATCCCGAGCAGATTGTCATCACACCCGGCGGGCATGCGGCCTTCACGCTCGCGGTGCTCGCGCTGGCCGATCCGGGTGACGGCATCTGGTTCGAGGATCCCGGCCCTGTCACCGCCTACAACCTCTTCCATACACTTGGCTTCCGGATGTGCCTTGCCGATGTCGACAGCGAAGGCATGGACGTCGCCGGTGCGGCGATGCGCTATCCGGATGCACGGATCGCCTTCGTCATGCCCTCACGGCACCATCCGCTCGGCGTGACGCTTTCGCTTCCGCGCCGGCTCGCGCTTCTCGAATGGGCACGGATGAACGATGCCTGGATTATCGAGGACGACTATGACAGCGAGTTCCGCTACGACGGTGCCCCGCTACCCTCGATGCGCTCCATCGACGGCCATGACCGCGTCATCTACGCCGGAAGCTTCAGCAAGGCACTTTATCCCGGGGTGCGCGTAGGCTATCTCGTGCTGCCGCCGCGGCTTGTCGATACCTTCCGCAACCTTTCGGGCCTGATCAATCGAAGCGTGCCCGTGGAAACCCAGCTCGTGCTCGCAGAATTCATCGGCGGCGGCCACTTCGCCAGCCATCTGCGCCGCATGCGCAGCCTTTATTCGGAGCGCCGCGAAGCCTTTCTGGAGGCGGGTCAAGCCGCGCTCGCCGGGCTCGCCCGCATCGACTGCTCCGAAAGCGGTCTCAACGCGCTTGCCTGGCTTTCGAGCGAACGGGAGGACAGCGCCGTTCGCCGCGACGTTCTCGAAGCGGGCCTGCAATGCTACCCGCTCTCCGATTACACCGTCGCGATCCCAAAGCCTGGTGCGCTCATCCTCGGCTATGCCGGCGTGCCCGCCGAACGGATGAAACCCTATCTCGGGCGCCTCGCAGAGGCTCTTTCCCGATAA
- a CDS encoding ABC transporter substrate-binding protein, translating to MKKRLSHTVRSTFVSTLAIAAALPGLARAEAPQELIDAAKKEGMLTVIALPHDWCNYGEVIEGFKAKYAGIAVNELNPDAGTADELEAIRSNKGNTGSQAPDVVDLGLAFAPAATKEGLLQPYKVATWDEIPDNIKDADGNWYGDYYGVMAFGINKDLIQTSPADWSDLAKAEYSGSVALTGDPRSSAQAILALMSAGISRGAEPGAESGKKGLELFAELNKAGNFVPVLGKAGTIAQGQTPIIAAWDYNLLAWRDALNGNPPMDVIVPKTGVVAGVYVQAISAYAPHPNAAKLWMEYLYSDEGQIGWLKGYCHPARFNAMLKAGKFPQDLLDKLPPAEAYEKAVFPSVEALDANKGAIVEGWDKVVGANVK from the coding sequence ATGAAGAAGCGCCTATCCCACACCGTCCGCTCGACGTTCGTCTCCACGCTCGCCATCGCTGCCGCGCTACCGGGCCTTGCCCGCGCCGAAGCGCCCCAGGAACTCATCGATGCAGCCAAGAAAGAGGGCATGCTGACGGTCATCGCGCTGCCGCACGACTGGTGCAACTACGGCGAAGTCATCGAAGGCTTCAAGGCGAAGTATGCCGGCATTGCCGTCAATGAGCTGAATCCCGACGCCGGCACGGCTGACGAGCTGGAAGCGATCCGTTCCAACAAGGGCAATACGGGCTCGCAGGCTCCTGACGTCGTGGACCTTGGCCTCGCCTTTGCGCCGGCTGCCACGAAGGAAGGTCTGCTGCAGCCCTACAAGGTGGCGACCTGGGACGAAATTCCCGACAACATCAAGGATGCGGACGGCAACTGGTACGGCGATTACTACGGCGTCATGGCCTTCGGCATCAACAAGGACCTGATCCAGACCTCGCCGGCCGACTGGTCCGATCTTGCCAAGGCTGAATATTCCGGTTCGGTCGCACTAACCGGCGATCCGCGTTCCTCCGCACAGGCGATCCTCGCCCTGATGTCGGCCGGCATTTCGCGCGGCGCAGAACCAGGTGCGGAATCCGGCAAGAAGGGGCTGGAACTCTTCGCCGAACTGAACAAGGCCGGCAATTTCGTGCCCGTCCTCGGCAAGGCCGGAACCATCGCGCAGGGCCAGACGCCGATCATCGCGGCCTGGGACTACAATCTGCTCGCCTGGCGCGATGCGCTGAACGGTAACCCGCCGATGGATGTCATCGTGCCGAAGACGGGCGTGGTCGCCGGCGTCTATGTGCAGGCCATCTCGGCCTATGCGCCGCACCCGAACGCGGCCAAGCTCTGGATGGAGTATCTTTATTCCGACGAGGGGCAGATCGGTTGGCTGAAGGGCTACTGCCATCCCGCCCGCTTCAACGCCATGCTGAAGGCGGGGAAGTTCCCCCAGGACCTGCTCGACAAGCTACCACCGGCCGAAGCCTACGAAAAGGCGGTCTTCCCGAGCGTCGAGGCGCTTGACGCCAACAAGGGCGCGATCGTCGAAGGCTGGGACAAGGTCGTCGGCGCCAACGTGAAGTAA
- a CDS encoding ABC transporter permease, which yields MTTSAALLPAALRPRRLLNWVGVAPFFLFATLFLILPTLNIVVGAFRNAQGEVTLENLGKLLSPSISAAFWISIELSLLTAVLGCLFGFLIAAAITLGGLPRWLRNGIVTFSGVASNFAGVPLAFAFIATLGRLGFVTMLLRNWFGINLYGSGFNIVSFLGLALTYLYFQIPLMVLIIAPALEGLRREWREAAESLGASGAQYWRMVALPVLWPSLLGTLALLFANAFGAVATAIALTGSSLSIAPIVLFAQIRGDVLNDPHLGYAIAFGMILLTAIANGIYILLRMRAERWVK from the coding sequence ATGACGACAAGCGCCGCACTGCTGCCGGCGGCCTTGCGGCCGCGGCGGCTTCTCAACTGGGTCGGGGTCGCCCCCTTCTTTCTCTTTGCCACGCTGTTCCTGATCCTGCCGACGCTCAACATCGTCGTCGGCGCCTTCCGCAACGCGCAGGGTGAGGTGACCCTCGAAAATCTCGGCAAGCTGCTCTCGCCCTCGATCAGCGCAGCCTTTTGGATTTCCATCGAGCTCAGCCTGCTGACGGCGGTGCTTGGCTGCCTCTTCGGCTTCCTCATCGCAGCCGCCATCACGCTCGGCGGCCTGCCGCGCTGGCTGCGCAACGGTATCGTCACCTTCTCCGGTGTCGCTTCCAATTTCGCCGGCGTGCCGCTCGCCTTCGCGTTCATCGCCACGCTCGGCCGGCTCGGTTTCGTGACGATGCTGCTGCGCAACTGGTTCGGCATCAATCTCTATGGCTCCGGGTTCAACATAGTCTCGTTCCTCGGGCTGGCGCTCACCTATCTCTATTTCCAGATCCCGTTGATGGTCTTGATCATCGCTCCCGCGCTCGAAGGCCTGCGCCGCGAATGGCGCGAGGCGGCCGAAAGCCTCGGTGCCTCCGGTGCGCAATATTGGCGGATGGTGGCCCTGCCGGTCCTGTGGCCGTCGCTGCTGGGTACGCTGGCGCTGCTCTTCGCCAATGCCTTCGGCGCCGTCGCCACGGCCATCGCGCTCACCGGCTCCTCACTCTCCATCGCACCCATCGTGCTTTTCGCGCAGATCCGCGGCGACGTGCTGAACGATCCGCATCTCGGCTATGCCATCGCCTTCGGCATGATCCTGCTGACCGCGATCGCCAACGGCATCTACATCCTCCTGCGCATGCGCGCCGAACGGTGGGTCAAATGA
- a CDS encoding ABC transporter permease: MTGKRFWSLVAVALGGLYFLLPLAGMVDFSMRMKRGEYSFEAYRIVLADPQFQQTFLYSVGLALLTIVLGILLVVPTAFFVRLKLPGLRPVIEFITLLPLVIPPIVIVFGYIRIYNTSSILPLTGTWWGTNLLLLFGYATLALPYMYRSVDTGLRTIDIASLTEAAQSLGAGWVRILAVVILPNVFVSVLSGAFLTFAIVIGEYVFAALLNVNSFGPYMVWMGSNRAYEPSALAVVAFAITWACMGLIQLFTRFSKFSTARR; this comes from the coding sequence ATGACGGGAAAACGCTTCTGGTCTCTTGTCGCCGTCGCGCTGGGCGGCCTCTATTTCCTGCTGCCGCTCGCCGGCATGGTCGATTTCTCGATGCGCATGAAACGCGGCGAATACAGCTTCGAAGCCTATCGCATCGTGCTGGCCGATCCGCAGTTCCAGCAGACTTTCCTCTATTCGGTCGGGCTGGCGCTGCTCACCATCGTCCTCGGTATTCTCCTTGTCGTACCGACCGCCTTCTTCGTACGGCTGAAACTTCCGGGCCTGCGGCCTGTCATAGAGTTCATCACGCTGCTGCCGCTGGTCATTCCGCCCATCGTCATCGTCTTCGGCTATATTCGTATCTACAACACGTCCTCCATCCTGCCGTTGACGGGGACCTGGTGGGGCACCAACCTCCTCCTGCTCTTCGGCTATGCGACGCTTGCACTGCCCTACATGTACCGTTCGGTCGATACGGGCCTGCGCACCATCGATATCGCCAGCCTTACCGAGGCGGCGCAGTCGCTGGGGGCCGGCTGGGTGCGAATCCTTGCGGTCGTCATCCTGCCGAATGTCTTCGTCTCGGTCCTGTCGGGGGCGTTCCTGACCTTTGCGATCGTTATCGGCGAATATGTCTTCGCCGCCCTGCTGAACGTCAATTCCTTCGGGCCCTACATGGTCTGGATGGGCAGCAACCGCGCCTATGAGCCTTCTGCGCTCGCCGTTGTCGCCTTTGCCATCACCTGGGCCTGCATGGGGCTGATCCAGCTCTTCACCCGTTTTTCGAAATTCTCCACCGCGAGGCGCTGA
- a CDS encoding ABC transporter ATP-binding protein — protein MAFLDIQHLEKTFGSLRVVKDFNLGIEKGEFVSFLGPSGCGKTTVLRMVAGFETQTSGTIRIDGRDVTDLPANRRKIGMVFQAYALFPNLTVADNIGFGLKVAGEGKAQIARRVSEMLELIGLPQLGERYPFQLSGGQQQRVALARALAPRPQVLLLDEPLSALDAKIRISLREEIRRIQQELGITTIFVTHDQEEALSISDRIVVMHQGIADQVGTPFEIYNRPATRFVAEFVGTLNLVDADVVEAESGRVRFGEVPVALNRPLSARAGERISLALRPEIVALGRAEGHDVVLSGRIAEVHFLGSVIRIRVAVGGQILSLDTFNQPDRPPPVVGAPVEVSVSGRDLLVLAA, from the coding sequence ATGGCTTTTCTCGACATCCAGCATCTGGAAAAAACCTTCGGCTCGCTCCGCGTCGTCAAGGATTTCAATCTCGGCATCGAAAAGGGCGAGTTCGTTTCCTTCCTCGGCCCGTCCGGTTGCGGGAAGACCACGGTGCTGCGCATGGTCGCCGGTTTCGAGACGCAGACATCCGGCACGATCCGCATCGACGGGCGGGATGTGACGGACCTTCCCGCCAATCGGCGCAAGATCGGCATGGTCTTCCAGGCCTATGCGCTTTTTCCCAACCTGACGGTGGCCGACAATATCGGCTTCGGCCTCAAGGTTGCCGGGGAGGGGAAGGCGCAGATTGCCCGCCGCGTTTCGGAAATGCTGGAACTGATCGGCCTGCCGCAACTGGGTGAGCGCTATCCCTTCCAGCTTTCCGGCGGCCAGCAGCAGCGCGTGGCGCTTGCCCGCGCGCTTGCCCCGCGCCCGCAGGTTCTGCTGCTCGATGAACCGCTTTCGGCGCTCGATGCAAAAATCCGCATCAGCCTGCGCGAGGAAATTCGCCGCATCCAGCAGGAGCTTGGCATTACCACCATCTTCGTCACGCACGATCAGGAGGAAGCCCTCTCCATCTCGGACCGCATTGTCGTCATGCATCAGGGTATCGCCGACCAGGTCGGCACGCCTTTCGAGATCTACAACCGCCCGGCGACGCGTTTCGTGGCGGAATTCGTCGGCACGCTCAATCTTGTCGATGCCGATGTGGTCGAGGCGGAGAGCGGCAGGGTGCGCTTCGGCGAAGTGCCCGTCGCGCTGAATCGTCCCCTGTCTGCGCGCGCCGGTGAGCGCATCAGTCTGGCGCTGCGGCCGGAAATCGTGGCGCTCGGGCGCGCCGAGGGGCATGACGTCGTGCTTTCCGGCCGCATCGCCGAAGTGCATTTCCTCGGGTCGGTGATCCGTATCCGCGTGGCGGTGGGCGGCCAGATTCTCTCCCTCGATACATTCAACCAGCCCGACCGGCCACCCCCGGTGGTGGGCGCGCCTGTCGAGGTCAGTGTATCCGGGCGCGATCTGCTGGTGCTCGCCGCCTGA
- a CDS encoding sugar phosphate isomerase/epimerase family protein, with amino-acid sequence MRFGGMTPLQLVDFAEAQCLAGLKLHVDDGEQASLSRMSDDALTAFAAQLKARGLELHIETSTTHASGLADAVRIGLATGATSLRCYPRYEGRVSQIIAWTIADLRRLADLDPEGRLRLTLEQHEDLKSEELVHIVNAVANPRLGLLFDFGNMINAYELPMPALAIQAPYVTEVHVKDCLVQPDNGGWAHLACLSGEGHLPMQAMFVDLLLLGRDRPQVLAFGLEEEEGYFAPALRRPSDGPDPFIPGRTASFTDIGPGNIEVRLSREAAAARRQVETIRTMLEDIAHEAERTEG; translated from the coding sequence ATGCGCTTCGGCGGCATGACGCCGCTACAGCTCGTGGATTTTGCCGAAGCGCAATGCCTTGCCGGTCTCAAGCTGCATGTCGACGACGGAGAACAGGCCAGCCTCAGCCGGATGAGCGACGATGCGCTCACTGCCTTCGCCGCGCAACTGAAGGCGCGGGGATTGGAACTTCATATCGAAACCAGCACGACGCATGCGAGCGGTCTTGCAGACGCGGTGCGTATCGGGCTGGCCACGGGGGCGACCTCCCTGCGGTGCTATCCGCGCTACGAGGGGCGGGTATCGCAAATCATCGCCTGGACGATCGCCGATCTGCGCCGCCTTGCCGACTTGGATCCCGAGGGCCGGTTGCGCTTGACGCTCGAACAGCATGAGGACCTGAAATCGGAAGAGCTCGTTCATATCGTGAATGCCGTCGCCAATCCGCGCCTCGGCCTGCTTTTCGACTTCGGCAACATGATCAATGCCTATGAACTGCCGATGCCGGCGCTCGCGATCCAGGCGCCATATGTCACCGAGGTCCATGTCAAGGACTGCCTCGTGCAGCCTGATAATGGTGGCTGGGCACACCTTGCCTGCCTGTCGGGCGAGGGCCATCTGCCGATGCAGGCGATGTTCGTGGACCTGCTTCTGCTGGGGCGAGACAGGCCCCAGGTCCTGGCCTTCGGCCTGGAGGAGGAGGAGGGTTATTTCGCCCCGGCTTTACGCCGGCCCTCTGACGGACCGGATCCCTTCATTCCCGGCCGTACGGCAAGCTTTACCGATATCGGTCCGGGCAATATCGAGGTGCGCCTGAGCCGGGAGGCGGCTGCCGCCCGACGGCAGGTGGAAACGATCCGCACCATGCTCGAAGACATCGCCCATGAAGCTGAAAGGACCGAAGGATGA
- a CDS encoding inositol monophosphatase family protein — protein MADAAAEAIRPWFRKRIAVDAKADASPVTIADRNAETVMRGMIETAFPEHGIRGEEFGVCRSDADWIWVLDPIDGTKSFLSGSFAFGTQIALLHRGEPVLGLINQPITGERWLGTDAAATLNGEPIRTSDKTGLAEAILYTSAPEQFDRVGHDRFAALAAKVSFSRFSHDCYAAGMLALGGIDLLVESNVFDYDILPQMPIVEAAGGIVTDWRGGRLSMPVDTRLC, from the coding sequence ATGGCCGATGCCGCCGCCGAAGCGATCCGGCCGTGGTTTCGCAAACGGATCGCCGTCGATGCCAAGGCCGACGCCAGTCCCGTCACGATCGCCGACCGCAACGCGGAAACGGTCATGCGCGGGATGATCGAGACTGCATTCCCGGAGCACGGCATAAGGGGTGAGGAATTCGGTGTCTGCCGTAGCGATGCGGACTGGATCTGGGTTCTGGATCCGATCGACGGCACGAAATCCTTCCTTTCGGGGTCATTCGCCTTTGGTACCCAGATCGCGCTTCTTCATCGTGGCGAGCCCGTTCTCGGCCTGATCAACCAGCCGATCACCGGCGAGCGCTGGCTCGGCACAGACGCGGCGGCGACCCTTAACGGTGAGCCGATCCGCACCAGCGACAAAACCGGGCTCGCCGAGGCCATTCTCTATACATCCGCCCCGGAGCAGTTCGACCGCGTGGGCCACGACCGCTTCGCGGCGCTTGCGGCGAAGGTCAGCTTCAGCCGGTTCTCGCACGATTGCTACGCCGCCGGCATGCTCGCGCTCGGCGGCATCGACCTGCTCGTTGAAAGCAACGTCTTCGACTACGACATCCTGCCCCAGATGCCCATCGTGGAGGCGGCTGGCGGCATCGTGACCGACTGGAGGGGCGGCCGCTTGTCGATGCCCGTCGATACGAGGCTGTGCTGA
- a CDS encoding DUF1634 domain-containing protein translates to MKPGTDDFERRDQIIAGLLRYGTWLATSLVAFGLLLTLFEPVPRWPALPLSGHDAMRAGIVMFISLPIARVALLLAIFLRERDYAYTAIAALVLAIIAAGLILEA, encoded by the coding sequence ATGAAGCCCGGGACAGACGATTTCGAGCGGCGGGACCAGATCATTGCCGGACTTCTCCGGTATGGAACCTGGCTCGCCACCTCGCTGGTCGCCTTCGGCCTTCTCCTGACTCTTTTCGAACCGGTGCCACGCTGGCCGGCCCTCCCGCTGAGCGGACATGACGCGATGAGAGCGGGCATCGTGATGTTCATCTCGCTGCCGATCGCGCGCGTGGCATTGCTGCTGGCCATCTTTTTGCGAGAAAGAGACTACGCCTACACGGCTATCGCGGCGCTTGTGCTGGCAATCATCGCCGCCGGCCTCATCCTTGAAGCGTGA
- a CDS encoding sulfite exporter TauE/SafE family protein produces METLWLFVAAFGASALGGVLGMASGIFIVPILTLLFGVDIHVAIGASIVSVIACSCGSAAAFLEGRLTNIRLAIVLETATTLGALTGVLLIGIVSTRALYGLFAAILAISAKQMLARRHEAIDTAAPNVKDWGSVLRLHSSFPDPASGQIVSYRVGRVPLGMALMYGAGLISALLGIGSGVLKIPAMDTALRLPIKVSSATSNFMIGVTAAASAGAYFVRGDIDIGIAGPIAIGSVGGALLGARLLMWLPADRLRVFFVIVLSLLAVLMVLSAFDLNFAGGFA; encoded by the coding sequence ATGGAAACCCTGTGGCTATTCGTGGCCGCGTTCGGCGCCAGTGCTCTCGGCGGTGTGCTGGGCATGGCCAGCGGCATTTTCATCGTGCCGATCCTCACCTTGCTGTTCGGCGTGGACATTCATGTCGCGATTGGCGCGAGCATCGTTTCGGTTATCGCCTGCTCATGCGGCAGTGCAGCCGCGTTCTTGGAAGGACGCCTGACCAATATCCGCCTTGCCATCGTGCTGGAGACGGCCACCACGCTCGGGGCCCTGACCGGCGTGCTTCTCATCGGGATCGTCTCGACGCGAGCCCTATACGGTCTCTTTGCTGCCATTCTGGCGATTTCTGCCAAGCAGATGCTTGCGCGACGGCACGAGGCGATTGATACGGCCGCCCCGAACGTGAAGGATTGGGGTTCGGTGCTGCGCTTGCATTCCAGCTTTCCCGATCCGGCGTCGGGGCAGATCGTATCGTACCGGGTTGGCCGCGTCCCGCTCGGCATGGCGCTGATGTATGGCGCAGGCCTCATCTCCGCACTGCTGGGGATCGGCTCCGGCGTCCTGAAAATCCCGGCCATGGACACCGCCTTGCGGCTTCCCATCAAAGTCTCGTCCGCCACCTCGAATTTCATGATCGGCGTCACCGCAGCCGCCAGTGCCGGCGCTTATTTCGTCAGAGGCGATATCGACATTGGCATTGCCGGCCCCATCGCGATCGGCTCGGTCGGCGGCGCGCTTCTGGGCGCGCGCCTGCTGATGTGGCTTCCGGCCGACAGGCTGCGCGTCTTCTTCGTGATCGTACTTTCGCTGCTGGCGGTTTTGATGGTGCTGAGCGCCTTCGATCTCAACTTTGCCGGAGGATTTGCATGA
- a CDS encoding GntR family transcriptional regulator → MNIDDDHSPLYAKVEAALISDISAGVLRPGNQLPPEDRLIERFGVSRTTVRKAIANLVSRGRVEIRRGKGTFIAPPKVTQELTQLTGFVEDMRALGRTATTRLLDKQSVPADEVAGRQLAVPPGSLVMRIQRVRMADGVAMSFDETYLPHEIGKKIVTHDLDAEPIFSLLEDRYDLPLVEAEYRLEATTAAPDVAQALCIEPGSAIFLIERTSYTEGHRPVDYERLYYRGDLISFVTRLERRPRSHS, encoded by the coding sequence ATGAACATTGACGATGACCACAGCCCCCTCTACGCAAAAGTTGAAGCGGCGCTGATATCCGACATATCCGCCGGCGTGCTTCGTCCGGGTAACCAACTTCCACCGGAAGATCGTCTGATTGAACGCTTCGGCGTCAGCCGCACGACGGTTCGCAAAGCGATCGCAAACCTTGTGTCGCGTGGACGGGTCGAAATCCGTCGCGGCAAAGGCACCTTCATCGCGCCGCCGAAGGTGACCCAGGAACTGACCCAGCTGACAGGCTTCGTCGAGGACATGCGGGCGCTTGGCCGCACTGCGACCACCCGGCTGCTGGACAAGCAAAGCGTGCCTGCCGATGAGGTCGCCGGCAGGCAACTGGCCGTGCCGCCCGGGAGCCTCGTCATGCGGATTCAGCGCGTCCGGATGGCCGATGGCGTCGCCATGTCATTTGATGAAACCTACTTGCCGCACGAGATCGGGAAGAAGATCGTCACGCATGATTTGGATGCCGAGCCTATCTTTTCGCTGCTCGAAGACAGGTATGACCTGCCGCTCGTCGAAGCGGAGTACCGGCTGGAGGCCACGACCGCCGCGCCTGACGTAGCACAGGCCCTCTGCATCGAGCCCGGCAGCGCGATTTTCCTGATCGAGCGGACGTCCTACACCGAAGGGCATCGCCCCGTCGATTATGAAAGGCTCTACTATCGCGGCGACCTGATCAGCTTTGTCACGCGTCTGGAACGGCGTCCGCGCAGCCATTCGTGA